From a single Planctellipticum variicoloris genomic region:
- a CDS encoding vanadium-dependent haloperoxidase: MQIETAGLVLAAILTLGAAASAGDDRGGRSPDPRNRDSILDWNAVACEAVAIDHTGTFGPAEQGGPTRASRAMAIVHAAMYDAANAVDPIAEPYLFRGRGDDDASLDAAVATAARDTLVAMYPSQQSLFDLALDGYLQPIKAKNARKRGVAIGRAVARNILQRRENDGADDMMMYYSTGEPGNHAEDPLNPMQGFLSPMWGEVTPFVLDRGFRYVSPLPPALDSPEYAAAFDDVKRLGGDGITTPTERTEEQTEIGLFWAYDGPKRIGVPPRMYNQIVRTIALQERNSELENARLFALVNLAMADAGIYCWDVKYDDVLWRPVLGIRRADEDDNPATSADPDWSPLGAPASNQSGSNFTPPFPAYTSGHATFGGAVFRTLERFYRRDNLEFTFVSDEMNGVTTDWSGQVVRPLRPRTFQRLSDAAIENARSRIYLGVHWQFDADEGLRSGYAIADYVFETALRTKRGHGHDHDRDHDRDGDRGRR, translated from the coding sequence ATGCAGATCGAGACGGCGGGACTGGTCTTGGCAGCGATTCTGACGCTCGGCGCCGCCGCGTCCGCCGGTGACGACCGGGGAGGGCGATCGCCCGATCCGCGGAATCGCGACTCCATTCTCGACTGGAACGCCGTCGCCTGCGAAGCGGTCGCCATCGACCACACCGGCACCTTCGGTCCCGCCGAGCAAGGGGGACCGACGCGGGCCAGCCGCGCCATGGCCATCGTTCACGCGGCCATGTACGACGCCGCCAACGCCGTCGACCCGATCGCGGAGCCCTACCTCTTTCGCGGTCGCGGCGACGATGATGCCTCGCTCGACGCCGCCGTCGCGACGGCCGCGCGCGACACCCTGGTCGCCATGTACCCCAGCCAGCAATCGCTGTTCGACCTTGCGCTCGACGGCTACCTCCAGCCGATCAAGGCCAAGAACGCCCGCAAGCGCGGCGTCGCCATCGGCCGCGCCGTTGCACGCAACATCCTGCAGCGGCGCGAAAACGACGGCGCCGACGACATGATGATGTACTACTCGACCGGCGAGCCGGGAAATCACGCCGAAGATCCGCTCAACCCCATGCAGGGCTTCCTGTCGCCCATGTGGGGCGAGGTCACGCCGTTCGTTCTCGACCGCGGTTTCCGCTACGTCTCCCCCCTGCCCCCGGCCCTCGACAGCCCCGAATACGCCGCCGCCTTCGACGACGTCAAACGGCTCGGCGGCGACGGCATCACGACTCCGACGGAGCGGACCGAGGAGCAGACGGAAATCGGCCTGTTCTGGGCCTACGACGGCCCAAAACGGATCGGCGTGCCACCGCGGATGTACAACCAGATCGTGCGGACGATTGCGCTTCAGGAACGCAACTCGGAACTGGAAAACGCCCGACTCTTCGCCCTGGTGAATCTGGCGATGGCCGACGCCGGCATTTATTGTTGGGATGTGAAGTACGACGACGTCCTCTGGCGCCCGGTCCTGGGAATTCGCCGGGCCGACGAGGACGACAACCCTGCCACCAGCGCCGATCCCGACTGGTCCCCCCTGGGCGCCCCCGCCAGCAACCAGAGCGGCAGCAATTTCACGCCGCCATTTCCCGCCTATACGTCGGGGCACGCCACGTTCGGCGGCGCGGTCTTCCGGACGCTCGAACGCTTCTATCGCCGCGACAATCTGGAATTCACGTTCGTCTCGGACGAAATGAACGGCGTAACGACCGACTGGTCGGGCCAGGTCGTCCGTCCGCTCCGCCCGCGGACTTTCCAGCGACTCAGCGACGCGGCCATTGAAAATGCCCGCAGCCGGATCTACCTGGGGGTCCACTGGCAGTTCGATGCCGACGAAGGTCTGAGGTCGGGCTACGCGATCGCCGACTACGTGTTCGAAACCGCATTGCGGACGAAACGGGGCCACGGTCATGATCATGACAGAGATCACGACCGTGATGGTGACCGCGGACGTCGTTAG
- a CDS encoding 3' terminal RNA ribose 2'-O-methyltransferase Hen1, translating into MLLTISTTHAPATDLGYLLHKHPERVQSFELSFGQAHVYYPEVSEGRTTAALLLDVDPVGLVRGKQRQQDSLLAHYVNDRPYVASSFLSVAIAQVFGTALSGRCKDRAELAATPIPLTVGIDVLPVRGDGFVQRLFEPLGYAVTAVRHPLDETFPEWGESPYYSVTITGTKTLSELLSHLYVLVPVFDNGKHYFVGDDEVDKLLENGAGWLPSHPEKDQITRRYLRHRSNLYRDALARLVEEEQLDAIPEELAAEEPEDAIEPSVSLHEQRHAVVLATLRGCGARSVLDLGCGEGKLLRDLLADRQFERIAGLDVSIRSLEIAHRRLRLDSLPDRQQERISLLHGSLIYRDERLNGFDAASLVEVIEHLDPPRLAALERVLFEFARPATVVVTTPNREYNVVWETLPAGQLRHGDHRFEWTREEFQDWSRRIADRFGYAVRFAPIGAEHREYGPPTQMAVYRRDAGLDQQA; encoded by the coding sequence ATGCTGTTGACGATTTCAACGACCCACGCACCGGCGACGGACCTGGGCTACCTGCTCCACAAGCACCCCGAGCGGGTTCAAAGCTTTGAACTGAGCTTCGGGCAGGCCCACGTCTACTATCCCGAAGTCTCCGAGGGACGCACAACCGCTGCGCTGCTGCTGGACGTCGATCCCGTCGGCCTGGTGCGCGGGAAGCAGCGCCAGCAGGACTCGCTGCTGGCGCATTACGTCAACGACCGGCCCTACGTCGCCTCGTCGTTTCTGAGCGTCGCCATCGCGCAGGTGTTCGGCACGGCTCTGTCCGGCCGCTGCAAGGACCGTGCGGAACTGGCCGCCACCCCCATTCCCCTGACGGTCGGAATCGACGTCCTCCCCGTCCGCGGCGACGGCTTCGTGCAGCGTCTGTTCGAGCCGCTGGGCTACGCCGTCACGGCCGTCCGGCATCCGCTCGACGAAACATTTCCCGAATGGGGCGAGAGTCCATACTACTCGGTGACCATCACCGGTACGAAAACGCTGTCGGAACTGCTGTCGCACCTTTACGTGCTGGTCCCGGTCTTCGACAACGGAAAGCACTACTTCGTCGGGGACGACGAAGTCGACAAATTGCTGGAGAACGGAGCCGGGTGGCTGCCGTCCCACCCCGAAAAGGACCAGATCACCCGACGCTACCTGCGCCACCGCTCGAATCTCTATCGAGACGCACTCGCCCGGCTGGTCGAGGAGGAACAACTCGACGCGATCCCTGAAGAACTGGCCGCCGAGGAACCGGAAGACGCGATCGAGCCGTCCGTCAGTCTGCACGAGCAGCGGCACGCCGTCGTCCTGGCGACGTTGCGCGGCTGCGGCGCCCGCAGCGTGCTGGACCTCGGGTGCGGCGAAGGCAAGCTGCTGCGGGATCTGCTGGCGGATCGTCAGTTCGAGCGGATCGCGGGGCTCGACGTCTCGATTCGCTCGCTCGAAATCGCTCACCGACGGCTGCGGCTCGATTCGCTCCCGGATCGCCAGCAAGAGCGGATCTCGCTCCTGCACGGCTCGCTGATCTATCGGGACGAGCGGTTGAATGGCTTCGACGCCGCCTCGCTGGTCGAAGTCATCGAGCACCTCGACCCGCCCCGGCTGGCGGCGCTGGAACGAGTGCTGTTCGAGTTCGCCCGCCCGGCGACGGTCGTCGTGACCACACCCAATCGGGAGTACAACGTCGTCTGGGAAACGCTCCCGGCGGGACAACTGCGCCACGGCGATCATCGGTTCGAATGGACTCGCGAGGAGTTCCAGGACTGGTCTCGGCGCATCGCAGACCGATTCGGGTATGCAGTGCGGTTTGCGCCGATCGGCGCGGAGCATCGCGAGTACGGGCCACCGACGCAGATGGCGGTTTATCGGAGAGACGCTGGTCTCGACCAGCAAGCATAA
- a CDS encoding DUF1559 domain-containing protein: MKSGTRWSRGFTLIELLVVIAIIAILIALLLPAVQQAREAARRTECRNKLKQLGLAMHNYHDAFNQFPPGVINALGEDPNGRNGGGGAGMCGNWMVLMLPYMDQAANYAGYTKIMQERPEAVDWFGNGTYTGQGINIGRDRLPLTNCPTHPDMGELLSNGTNMEHLSRGNYVACFGKGGYGRTYTNSPATGGVFGINSKFSTRDITDGTSNTLAISELKFRQPSGTGPSTADTRGTWSYGVMGASIFSTKTGPNSATPDGVWGCRSFPSEGMPCVQVGSPYTEMSSAARSYHTGGVQGCMTDGSVRFFSENIDLTLWQGLGTRGGGEVLSDF, encoded by the coding sequence ATGAAGTCCGGGACACGCTGGTCGCGCGGGTTTACGCTGATCGAACTGCTCGTCGTAATCGCGATTATCGCCATTCTGATTGCGCTGCTGCTGCCGGCCGTGCAGCAGGCTCGGGAGGCGGCCCGGCGGACGGAGTGCCGCAACAAGCTGAAGCAGCTCGGCTTGGCCATGCACAACTATCACGACGCCTTCAACCAGTTTCCCCCCGGCGTGATCAACGCACTGGGAGAAGATCCCAATGGTCGCAATGGCGGCGGCGGCGCCGGAATGTGCGGCAACTGGATGGTGCTGATGCTCCCGTACATGGACCAGGCGGCAAACTATGCCGGCTACACGAAGATCATGCAGGAGCGTCCTGAGGCAGTCGACTGGTTCGGCAACGGGACCTACACCGGGCAGGGCATCAATATCGGCCGCGACCGTCTGCCGCTGACCAATTGCCCGACGCATCCCGACATGGGCGAACTGCTGTCCAACGGGACGAACATGGAGCATCTGTCGCGCGGCAACTACGTCGCCTGTTTCGGCAAGGGAGGCTACGGCCGGACCTATACGAATTCACCGGCAACCGGCGGGGTGTTCGGCATCAACTCCAAGTTCAGCACGCGCGACATCACGGACGGAACGTCCAATACGCTGGCGATCAGCGAGCTGAAGTTTCGACAGCCGAGTGGAACTGGTCCCTCGACCGCCGACACCCGTGGCACCTGGTCGTACGGGGTGATGGGGGCCAGCATTTTCAGCACGAAAACCGGCCCCAACAGCGCCACTCCCGATGGCGTGTGGGGCTGCCGCAGCTTTCCCAGCGAGGGCATGCCCTGCGTGCAGGTGGGGAGTCCCTACACCGAGATGTCGTCGGCCGCGCGGAGCTATCATACCGGCGGCGTCCAGGGTTGCATGACTGACGGCAGCGTGCGGTTTTTCTCGGAGAACATCGACCTGACGCTCTGGCAGGGTCTCGGGACGCGGGGCGGCGGGGAAGTGCTGTCCGATTTCTAG
- a CDS encoding DUF6941 family protein, whose amino-acid sequence MSRSETPRALAMILCDAFHRCPTTHKYTILGTFDRVTLAELPGRLGFCVYSVFAEGQGEIPFTLRVVDMSGSPGEEPELFSTTGRQHFVDPLETKEFVDRVEFECSHPGIYLCEFASEGVTLISRRLHVLAETDDE is encoded by the coding sequence ATGTCCCGATCCGAAACGCCGCGTGCCCTGGCAATGATCCTGTGCGATGCCTTTCATCGCTGCCCGACGACGCATAAATATACGATTCTGGGAACGTTTGACCGCGTAACGCTCGCCGAGCTCCCCGGTCGGCTGGGGTTCTGCGTCTACTCGGTCTTCGCGGAAGGGCAAGGTGAGATTCCATTCACTCTCCGCGTCGTCGATATGAGCGGTTCGCCCGGTGAAGAACCGGAACTGTTCAGCACGACCGGGCGACAGCACTTTGTCGATCCGCTGGAAACCAAGGAGTTCGTCGACCGGGTCGAGTTTGAATGTTCGCACCCGGGAATCTATCTCTGCGAGTTCGCCAGCGAAGGGGTCACGCTGATCTCCCGCAGGCTGCACGTGCTGGCCGAGACCGACGACGAATGA
- a CDS encoding DUF2293 domain-containing protein → MAEKDATTTFLPGPRERTVRATDGRILDVPAGWDFLPPGDPGVTRRVKAAGEFWLLQELVRRKMMSRGLWAPATTIARVQAELEVERASPAYAKKLASAARRRDKIQTEYVEDFLGAVLAFLDFHPALSELAEKMAKAVTEHATPVGSGTVARTERIPIEQRAEAAVIAWMRHQTTAYDQMVIPRIKGQRREVRRMLARRSHELLEGYRRGDNFSNRCPLYMALTEATPAVRENLPDPHS, encoded by the coding sequence ATGGCGGAGAAAGACGCGACCACGACCTTCTTACCAGGCCCCCGCGAACGGACGGTCCGGGCGACCGACGGCCGGATCCTCGACGTCCCCGCAGGCTGGGACTTTCTGCCGCCGGGAGATCCCGGGGTCACCCGCCGCGTGAAGGCCGCCGGCGAGTTCTGGCTGCTGCAGGAACTGGTCCGGCGAAAAATGATGTCGCGCGGCCTGTGGGCGCCGGCGACAACCATCGCACGGGTCCAGGCAGAACTCGAAGTCGAGCGGGCCTCGCCCGCCTACGCAAAGAAACTCGCCTCGGCCGCCCGTCGACGCGATAAAATTCAGACCGAGTACGTTGAAGACTTTCTCGGCGCCGTCCTGGCGTTTCTCGATTTTCATCCGGCCCTCTCGGAACTCGCCGAGAAGATGGCGAAAGCCGTCACCGAACACGCCACGCCGGTCGGCAGCGGAACCGTCGCGCGAACGGAGCGGATCCCGATCGAGCAGCGGGCGGAGGCCGCCGTCATCGCCTGGATGCGGCACCAGACCACCGCCTACGACCAGATGGTCATTCCGCGGATCAAGGGCCAGCGCCGCGAAGTCCGGCGAATGCTGGCCCGTCGGTCGCATGAGCTCCTCGAAGGCTACCGTCGGGGGGATAACTTCAGCAATCGGTGCCCATTGTACATGGCGCTCACCGAGGCAACCCCCGCAGTCCGCGAGAACCTCCCAGACCCCCATTCGTAG
- the argJ gene encoding bifunctional glutamate N-acetyltransferase/amino-acid acetyltransferase ArgJ has translation MSAPVNLPAGFSASAVKCGVKPGTDKLDLALFLSDRPCSAAGVFTTNLVCGAPVKVCRERLPRATARGVVVNSGNANACTGEQGLQDAREMAALVGAQVGCAADDILVFSTGVIGRLLPMPNLAAGIQAAAPLLSPSAENFHLAARAMMTTDTFPKQVAQTLHLGGKPVQIAGVCKGAAMIAPNMATMLCVIMTDAVLPAERIRDVLATAARDSFNCISVDGHESTSDSVVLLANGASGVTPQNAKDWALLQAAIDAVAQELAQMIIRDAEGAHHFVQIDVTGCRTRDEAFRIAKSVADSPLVKTAICGADPNWGRVVSAAGYAGVNLREEDISLTMNGFSLYEKGTPLAFDAATVSRSLRDNRETYIALTLTLGQERVRFWTSDLTKEYVELNADYTT, from the coding sequence ATGTCTGCTCCGGTCAACTTGCCCGCCGGCTTTTCCGCCTCCGCCGTGAAGTGCGGCGTCAAACCCGGAACCGACAAGCTCGATCTGGCCCTGTTCCTCTCGGACCGTCCCTGTTCCGCGGCTGGCGTCTTCACGACGAACTTGGTCTGCGGCGCTCCGGTGAAGGTCTGCCGGGAACGGCTGCCCCGGGCGACGGCCCGCGGCGTGGTCGTCAACTCCGGCAACGCCAATGCCTGCACCGGCGAGCAGGGGCTGCAGGATGCTCGGGAGATGGCGGCGCTTGTCGGAGCGCAGGTCGGCTGCGCGGCGGACGACATTCTGGTCTTCTCGACGGGGGTGATCGGCCGGCTGTTGCCGATGCCCAATCTCGCTGCGGGAATTCAGGCGGCGGCCCCGCTGCTGTCGCCGTCCGCCGAGAACTTTCATCTCGCCGCCCGGGCGATGATGACCACGGATACGTTCCCGAAGCAGGTTGCGCAGACGCTGCACCTGGGGGGGAAACCGGTGCAGATCGCCGGCGTCTGCAAGGGGGCGGCCATGATCGCGCCGAATATGGCGACGATGCTGTGCGTGATCATGACCGACGCCGTTCTGCCTGCCGAACGCATCCGCGACGTCCTGGCGACCGCGGCTCGGGACAGCTTCAACTGTATCAGCGTGGATGGCCACGAAAGCACCAGTGACTCGGTTGTCCTGCTGGCCAACGGGGCTTCAGGCGTGACGCCACAGAACGCCAAGGACTGGGCGCTGCTGCAGGCGGCGATCGACGCCGTCGCCCAGGAACTGGCCCAGATGATCATTCGCGATGCGGAGGGAGCTCACCATTTCGTGCAAATCGACGTCACCGGCTGCCGGACGCGCGACGAAGCTTTTCGGATTGCGAAGTCCGTCGCCGACAGCCCGCTGGTTAAGACCGCGATCTGCGGGGCCGACCCGAACTGGGGCCGGGTGGTCTCCGCGGCGGGTTACGCAGGGGTGAATCTGAGGGAAGAAGACATCTCGCTGACGATGAACGGCTTCTCGCTGTACGAGAAGGGGACGCCGCTCGCGTTCGATGCGGCGACGGTCTCAAGGAGTCTGCGCGACAATCGCGAAACGTACATCGCCCTGACGCTGACGCTTGGCCAGGAGCGGGTCCGGTTCTGGACGAGCGATCTGACCAAGGAATACGTCGAGCTGAATGCGGATTATACGACGTAG
- the glmS gene encoding glutamine--fructose-6-phosphate transaminase (isomerizing): MCGIVGYVGPHPALGFLLEGLHRLEYRGYDSAGVALLDGGRIDVRRKTGRVSQVEELCRLDPPVGTTGIGHTRWATHGVPSDINAHPHTGGDGEVVLVHNGVIENYTSLRSQLISQGYTFHSATDTEVVAHLVAAQLKREIKLGGKASDPQTCLRAVETAVSQLKGTFGLAVLFRDAPGLLIAARLGSPLVIGVGKDEFFLASDASPLVGHTERVVYLKDHEIAVITAKDFEIVHRETGSQTPDVRILEQTSQDTELGEFEHYMLKEIFEQPQTVENALRGRLDEEEATARFGGLNLDPQMLRGIDRIILTACGTSWHAGLVGEYLIEEFARIPVEVEYASELRYRNPPLSDRTMIFAITQSGETADTLAAMRECKRKGHPTLAICNVVGSSIAREADGGIYLHAGPEIGVASTKAFTAQVTVLTLLALFLGRMRHLSYPAGKRIIGHLQAMPDNLRQALKCNEAVKKLAEKYYQAETFLYLGRLYNFPVALEGALKLKEISYIHAEGYPAAEMKHGPIALVDEETPSVFVVPKCNIYPKVISNMEEIKARRGPIIAIACDGDDKVAELADDVIYVPDVDEYLQPLVTAIPLQLLAYHVAKLRGCNVDRPRNLAKSVTVE; encoded by the coding sequence ATGTGCGGAATCGTCGGTTACGTCGGCCCCCACCCGGCTCTCGGCTTCCTGCTCGAAGGCCTGCATCGACTCGAATACCGCGGCTACGACAGCGCGGGGGTCGCCCTCCTCGACGGCGGTCGCATCGACGTGCGCCGTAAAACCGGTCGCGTCAGCCAGGTCGAAGAGCTCTGCCGCCTGGACCCGCCCGTCGGAACCACCGGCATCGGCCACACCCGCTGGGCCACGCACGGCGTGCCGAGCGATATCAACGCCCACCCGCACACCGGCGGCGACGGCGAAGTCGTCCTCGTCCATAACGGCGTCATCGAGAACTACACCTCCCTCCGCAGCCAGCTCATCAGCCAGGGCTACACGTTCCACTCCGCAACCGACACCGAAGTCGTCGCCCATCTCGTCGCCGCTCAACTCAAACGCGAAATCAAACTCGGCGGCAAGGCCTCGGACCCCCAGACCTGCCTGCGGGCCGTCGAGACCGCCGTCTCGCAGCTCAAAGGAACCTTCGGCCTCGCCGTGCTGTTCCGCGACGCGCCGGGCCTGCTGATCGCCGCCCGGCTGGGGAGCCCCCTTGTCATCGGCGTCGGCAAGGACGAATTCTTCCTCGCCAGCGATGCCAGTCCCCTCGTCGGCCACACCGAACGGGTGGTCTACCTCAAAGATCACGAAATCGCCGTCATCACGGCCAAAGACTTCGAAATCGTCCATCGCGAAACGGGAAGCCAGACGCCAGACGTCCGCATCCTCGAACAGACGTCGCAAGACACCGAACTGGGCGAGTTCGAACACTACATGCTCAAGGAAATCTTCGAGCAGCCTCAGACCGTCGAGAACGCGCTCCGCGGCCGGCTCGACGAAGAAGAAGCCACCGCTCGCTTCGGCGGTCTCAATCTGGATCCCCAGATGCTCCGGGGAATCGACCGCATCATTCTGACCGCCTGCGGCACAAGCTGGCACGCGGGCCTGGTCGGCGAGTATCTCATCGAAGAATTCGCTCGCATCCCTGTGGAAGTCGAATACGCCAGCGAACTGCGCTACCGCAACCCCCCCCTCAGCGACCGCACGATGATCTTCGCGATCACTCAAAGCGGCGAGACGGCGGACACCCTCGCCGCCATGCGCGAGTGCAAGCGCAAAGGGCACCCCACGCTGGCCATCTGCAACGTCGTCGGCTCCTCGATCGCCCGCGAAGCGGATGGCGGCATCTACCTGCATGCCGGCCCCGAAATCGGCGTCGCCTCGACCAAGGCCTTCACCGCGCAGGTGACGGTCCTGACGCTGCTGGCGCTGTTCCTGGGACGGATGCGACATCTGTCCTATCCGGCCGGCAAACGAATCATCGGCCACCTCCAGGCCATGCCCGACAATCTGCGGCAGGCCCTGAAGTGCAACGAGGCCGTCAAGAAACTCGCCGAGAAGTACTATCAGGCCGAAACATTTCTCTACCTCGGCCGCTTGTACAACTTCCCGGTCGCCCTGGAAGGCGCTTTGAAACTCAAGGAAATCAGCTACATCCACGCCGAAGGCTACCCCGCGGCGGAAATGAAGCACGGTCCGATCGCCCTCGTGGACGAAGAAACGCCGAGCGTGTTCGTCGTGCCGAAGTGCAACATCTATCCCAAAGTGATCTCCAACATGGAGGAGATCAAAGCCCGCCGGGGGCCGATTATCGCCATCGCCTGCGACGGCGACGACAAGGTCGCCGAGTTGGCCGACGACGTCATTTACGTTCCCGACGTCGACGAATATCTGCAGCCGCTGGTCACGGCAATCCCGCTGCAGTTGCTCGCCTACCACGTCGCCAAGCTGCGGGGCTGCAACGTCGACCGGCCGCGCAACCTCGCCAAGAGCGTCACCGTCGAGTAG
- a CDS encoding polynucleotide kinase-phosphatase has protein sequence MNISIPKLSLVVLIGASGSGKSTFARTHFLPSEVLSSDYCRGLVSDDENDQAATSDAFDVLHYVAGKRLARGRLTVVDATNVQPEARAPLVALARKFHCLPVAIVLNLPEEICQSRNRDRADRAFGPHVIRQQRSQLRRALKGLRREGFRHVFVLDSLAEIDAATVQRVPLWNDRSHEHGPFDIIGDVHGCCDELELLLAVLGYGRTDVSDADPGWSNVGYSHPAGRKAVFVGDLVDRGPRVLDVLRIVRSMVQSGSALCVPGNHDMKLLKKLSGRDVQITHGLAETLAEIDALPDDVRGPFCKSLAEFLDGLVSHYVLDDGKLVVAHAGLKESMHGRGSGKVRDFALYGETTGETDEFGLPVRHIWAAEYRGAATVVFGHTPVPEPEWLNRTINIDTGCVFGGKLTALRYPERELVSVPARRTYCEPVRPFLSLEQQASPLTAQQLHDDVLDAADVLGKRIVSTRLQHNVTIREENAVAALEVMSRFAANPKWLIHLPPTMSPCETSILPGLLEHPSEAFAYYRNQGIPQVVCEAKHMGSRAVVVVCRDEESARARFGVVENELGIVYTRTGRRFFNDPDLERRCLTRIRDAMTAADFWESFHTSWACLDCELLPWSAKAQELLRTQYAAVGAAGRAALPRVVETLATAAQRLSGEAAERAAALHERFVGRRERVDQFIAAYRQYCWPVESLDDLKLAPFHLLATEGKVHTAQNHVWHMETLAKLCERDPQLLLATPYTLVEVTDPASEAAGVAWWENLTARGGEGMVVKPLDFIVRGRKGLVQPAVKCRGREYLRIIYGPDYTAEENLTRLRSRGLGAKRSLALREFALGVEALERFVRHEPLRRVHECVFGVLALESEPVDPRL, from the coding sequence GTGAATATCTCGATCCCCAAACTCTCCCTCGTCGTTCTGATTGGCGCCAGCGGCTCAGGAAAGAGCACGTTCGCGCGTACGCACTTCCTGCCGAGCGAAGTCCTGTCGTCGGACTACTGCCGAGGGCTCGTGAGCGACGACGAGAACGATCAGGCCGCCACCAGCGACGCCTTCGATGTCCTGCACTATGTCGCGGGCAAGCGACTGGCGCGCGGACGCCTGACCGTCGTGGACGCCACGAACGTGCAGCCCGAAGCGCGAGCGCCGCTGGTCGCACTCGCCCGCAAGTTCCACTGCCTGCCGGTGGCCATTGTGCTGAATCTTCCCGAAGAGATCTGCCAGTCGCGAAATCGGGACCGGGCGGACCGCGCCTTCGGCCCGCACGTCATCCGCCAGCAGCGGTCGCAGCTCCGCCGGGCTCTCAAGGGACTCCGGCGGGAAGGCTTCCGGCACGTCTTCGTGCTCGACAGTCTGGCGGAGATCGACGCCGCCACCGTCCAGCGGGTTCCCCTCTGGAATGACCGATCCCACGAGCACGGACCGTTCGACATCATCGGCGACGTTCACGGCTGCTGCGACGAGCTCGAACTGCTGCTCGCCGTACTTGGCTACGGACGGACGGATGTCTCGGACGCCGATCCGGGCTGGTCGAACGTCGGTTACTCTCACCCCGCAGGCCGGAAGGCCGTGTTCGTCGGCGATCTCGTCGACCGCGGCCCCCGCGTGCTCGACGTCCTGCGCATCGTCCGCAGCATGGTGCAGTCCGGTTCGGCCCTGTGCGTCCCCGGCAATCACGACATGAAGCTGCTCAAGAAACTGAGCGGTCGCGACGTGCAGATTACGCACGGACTGGCCGAGACGCTCGCCGAGATCGACGCCTTGCCGGACGACGTCCGCGGACCGTTCTGCAAGTCGCTGGCGGAGTTTCTCGACGGACTCGTCAGTCACTACGTGCTCGATGACGGCAAGCTGGTCGTCGCCCACGCCGGGCTCAAGGAGTCGATGCATGGCCGCGGGTCGGGCAAGGTGCGGGACTTCGCCCTCTACGGGGAAACGACAGGAGAAACCGACGAATTCGGACTTCCCGTCCGGCACATCTGGGCCGCGGAGTACCGCGGCGCCGCAACAGTCGTCTTCGGCCACACGCCGGTCCCCGAACCCGAGTGGCTCAATCGGACAATCAACATCGATACCGGCTGCGTCTTCGGCGGAAAGCTGACGGCGTTGCGGTATCCCGAGCGCGAACTCGTCTCCGTCCCGGCCCGGCGGACGTACTGCGAGCCCGTGCGGCCGTTCCTTTCCTTGGAGCAGCAGGCGTCCCCGCTCACCGCCCAGCAGCTTCACGATGACGTGCTCGACGCGGCCGATGTCCTCGGCAAGCGAATCGTCTCGACCCGGCTGCAGCATAACGTCACGATCCGCGAGGAGAACGCCGTCGCCGCTCTGGAAGTCATGAGCCGATTCGCCGCCAACCCGAAGTGGCTGATCCACCTGCCGCCGACAATGTCTCCCTGCGAAACATCGATACTGCCGGGGCTGCTGGAGCACCCGTCCGAGGCGTTTGCCTACTACCGTAACCAGGGGATTCCGCAGGTCGTCTGCGAAGCCAAGCACATGGGTTCCCGGGCGGTCGTCGTCGTCTGCCGGGACGAGGAGTCGGCCCGCGCGCGTTTCGGCGTCGTCGAGAACGAACTCGGGATCGTCTACACCCGCACTGGCCGCCGGTTCTTCAACGACCCCGACCTGGAGCGCCGCTGCCTGACGCGCATCCGCGACGCCATGACCGCCGCAGACTTCTGGGAGAGTTTTCACACTTCGTGGGCCTGCCTCGACTGCGAACTGCTGCCGTGGTCGGCCAAGGCGCAGGAACTGCTGCGCACGCAGTACGCCGCGGTCGGCGCAGCCGGACGTGCCGCGCTGCCGCGGGTCGTCGAGACTCTCGCGACTGCCGCGCAGCGCCTGTCGGGCGAGGCCGCGGAGCGGGCCGCCGCATTGCACGAACGCTTCGTCGGCCGGCGGGAGCGGGTCGACCAGTTTATCGCCGCGTACCGGCAGTACTGCTGGCCGGTGGAGTCGCTGGATGACCTGAAGCTGGCGCCGTTTCACCTCCTGGCCACGGAAGGCAAGGTCCACACTGCACAGAATCACGTCTGGCACATGGAGACGCTGGCAAAGCTCTGCGAGCGCGATCCGCAGTTGTTGCTTGCCACGCCGTACACGCTGGTTGAAGTCACGGATCCGGCCAGCGAGGCGGCTGGCGTTGCCTGGTGGGAGAACCTGACGGCTCGAGGCGGCGAAGGGATGGTCGTCAAACCGCTCGACTTCATCGTGCGCGGCAGAAAGGGGCTGGTTCAGCCGGCCGTCAAATGCCGCGGCCGGGAGTATCTGCGGATCATATACGGCCCGGACTACACTGCCGAAGAAAACCTGACGCGACTTCGCAGCCGCGGTCTCGGAGCCAAGCGCTCGCTGGCGCTGCGCGAGTTTGCGCTGGGCGTCGAAGCTCTCGAACGCTTCGTCCGGCACGAGCCGTTGCGCCGGGTCCACGAGTGCGTCTTCGGCGTGCTGGCTCTGGAGAGCGAGCCGGTCGATCCGCGGTTGTGA